One genomic segment of Mytilus trossulus isolate FHL-02 chromosome 4, PNRI_Mtr1.1.1.hap1, whole genome shotgun sequence includes these proteins:
- the LOC134715254 gene encoding uncharacterized protein LOC134715254 isoform X2, whose product MIKFTSNLTEEIKINCTNGTLPWNMPIRYLETQFQPENIEKEHSLCIERISSTTIDIIENNDGELTWLPLPKPGKPSCSKPKFGNITMAFKGPHFPKSFAVFISFRLVKKPEQEER is encoded by the exons CAAGTTTACGTCAAATTTAACAGAAGAGATAAAAATCAACTGTACGAATGGTACCTTGCCTTGGAATATGCCTATAAGGTATCTTGAAACACAGTTTCAACCGGAGAATATCGAAAAAGAGCATTCCCTTTGCATCGAAAGGATTTCAAGCACTACAATCGATATCATAGAGAACAATGACGGTGAATTGACGTGGCTACCACTCCCTAAGCCAG GTAAACCAAGCTGTTCTAAGCCTAAATTTGGAAACATCACAATGGCGTTTAAAGGTCCACATTTTCCTAAATCGTTTGCTGTATTTATATCATTTAGATTAGTTAAGAAACCGGAACAAGAGGAAAGATAA
- the LOC134715258 gene encoding uncharacterized protein LOC134715258 codes for MTSQRILVFLVCVYIGLSYCLRIDRCNIGIKRRRVQRVVLPFNCTEGTLYWNYPEKTLKVVVPEENGNFTFCVGYVHDPFVKRAQITTRSGSRKINLPTKKDQSECFDYTGDLSLTFFGPRRMKTYMAFIPYTKSKVESRDEYKYKDFIQNLR; via the exons ATGACTTCACAAAGAATCCTCGTATTTCTTGTCTGTGTGTATATCGGTTTATCATATTGTTTAAGGATTGATCGATGCAACATTGGAATTAAGCG ACGACGTGTACAAAGAGTTGTGCTGCCATTCAATTGTACAGAAGGAACGCTATATTGGAACTATCCAGAAAAGACTTTAAAAGTGGTTGTTCCAGAAGAAAATGGGAACTTCACATTTTGTGTGGGATATGTTCATGATCCATTTGTAAAAAGAGCACAGATAACTACCCGTTCGGGATCTAGGAAAATCAATCTTCCTACTAAGAAAG accAGTCAGAATGTTTTGACTACACTGGAGATTTGTCTCTTACATTTTTTGGACCAAGACGTATGAAGACATATATGGCCTTTATTCCATATACAAAGTCCAAAGTAGAAAGCAGGGACGAATACAAATACAAAGACTTCATTCAAAATCTGAGATAA